The following are encoded together in the Methylomonas methanica MC09 genome:
- the rplA gene encoding 50S ribosomal protein L1 produces the protein MAKISKKAKAIKAKVSGSKQYSVAEAIGLLKEFANTKFDESLDVSVNLGVDPRKSDQNVRGASVLPNGTGKTVRVAVFTQGPNADAAKEAGADVVGMDDLAEQVKRGEMNFDVVIASPDAMRVVGQLGQILGPRGLMPNPKVGTVTPDVATAVKNAKSGQVRYRTDKSGIIHCSIGKVSFDENAIKQNLEFLIADLKKAKPTAAKGVYLKKISLSSTMGPGLWIDQTSLEI, from the coding sequence ATGGCAAAAATTAGCAAAAAAGCAAAAGCGATCAAGGCAAAAGTTTCCGGAAGTAAACAATATTCGGTTGCGGAAGCGATTGGCTTATTGAAAGAATTTGCCAACACCAAATTTGATGAATCACTTGACGTGAGTGTTAACTTAGGTGTTGACCCCAGAAAATCCGATCAAAACGTACGTGGAGCTTCTGTATTGCCTAACGGTACAGGAAAAACTGTGCGTGTAGCTGTTTTTACACAAGGTCCAAACGCGGATGCGGCCAAAGAAGCCGGTGCGGATGTGGTTGGCATGGATGATTTGGCGGAACAAGTCAAACGCGGTGAGATGAATTTTGATGTGGTAATCGCTTCGCCTGATGCCATGCGCGTGGTCGGACAGTTGGGCCAAATTTTAGGTCCAAGAGGCTTAATGCCCAATCCGAAAGTAGGTACGGTTACCCCCGACGTGGCTACTGCCGTGAAAAACGCCAAATCAGGCCAGGTTAGATACCGTACTGATAAATCGGGCATTATTCACTGCTCAATTGGTAAGGTGTCGTTTGACGAAAATGCCATTAAGCAAAATCTGGAGTTCCTGATTGCCGATTTGAAAAAGGCTAAACCAACAGCGGCAAAGGGCGTTTACCTGAAAAAAATTTCGCTGTCGTCAACCATGGGTCCAGGTCTGTGGATTGATCAAACCAGTCTCGAAATCTAA
- the nusG gene encoding transcription termination/antitermination protein NusG has product MALRWYVVHAYSNYENKVKQAIEERIKRDGLEEYFGKILVPTEEVVEMKMGQQRKSERKFFPGYVLVQMELNDETWHLVRNVPRVLGFIGGASDKPSPITDKEAMAILNRVEEGVNKPRPKVLFEVGEVVRIIDGPFKDFNGSIEEVNYEKSRLRVSVLIFGRSTPVELEFVQVEKA; this is encoded by the coding sequence ATGGCGTTACGTTGGTATGTGGTGCACGCGTATTCAAATTACGAAAACAAAGTCAAGCAAGCGATAGAAGAGCGGATTAAACGCGACGGCCTGGAAGAGTATTTTGGCAAGATTTTAGTGCCAACCGAAGAAGTTGTTGAAATGAAAATGGGTCAACAACGTAAAAGCGAACGGAAGTTTTTTCCTGGTTATGTGCTTGTTCAAATGGAATTGAATGACGAAACATGGCACTTGGTTCGAAATGTTCCGCGAGTGCTTGGTTTTATCGGTGGCGCTTCGGATAAGCCTTCTCCAATTACTGATAAGGAAGCTATGGCTATTCTGAACAGAGTGGAAGAGGGTGTTAATAAGCCTAGGCCTAAAGTGTTATTTGAGGTCGGCGAAGTCGTGCGCATTATTGATGGACCGTTTAAAGACTTCAACGGCAGTATTGAGGAAGTTAACTATGAGAAAAGCCGTCTTAGAGTTTCGGTTTTGATCTTTGGCCGTTCAACGCCTGTAGAGCTTGAATTTGTGCAGGTTGAAAAAGCTTAA
- the rplL gene encoding 50S ribosomal protein L7/L12: protein MAISQQDILDAVANMTVMEIVDLISAMEEKFGVSAAAAAAVAAPAAAAAVEEQTEFDVILTGFGENKVAVIKAVRGLTGLGLKEAKDAVEGAPTTLKEGVSKAEAEAAKKELEDAGASAEIK from the coding sequence ATGGCAATTTCACAACAAGACATCTTAGATGCAGTTGCAAACATGACTGTTATGGAAATCGTTGATCTGATTTCAGCGATGGAAGAAAAATTCGGCGTTTCCGCTGCCGCCGCCGCTGCTGTTGCAGCACCTGCTGCTGCGGCTGCGGTTGAAGAGCAAACCGAATTCGACGTCATTCTGACTGGTTTCGGCGAAAATAAAGTAGCGGTTATTAAAGCAGTTCGCGGCTTAACCGGTCTGGGCTTGAAAGAAGCTAAAGACGCGGTTGAAGGCGCACCAACTACATTGAAAGAAGGCGTAAGCAAAGCGGAAGCGGAAGCTGCCAAAAAAGAACTTGAAGACGCAGGCGCAAGCGCCGAGATCAAATAA
- a CDS encoding ribose-phosphate diphosphokinase, producing MRDASIMVFSGNANKALSEGIVRKLNMRLGMASVDRFSDGEIFVEIEENVRGRDVFVVQPTCSPTNENLMELLVMIDALRRASAARITAVIPYYGYARQDRRSRSARVPITARLVADMIGHAGADRALTVDLHADQIQGFFGIPVDNVYASPILLGDVWRQEYENLIVVSPDVGGVVRARALAKRLGDADLAIIDKRRPRANVSEIMHIIGDVDGRTCVMVDDLVDTAGTLCHAASALKKNGAVKVVAYCTHPVLSGAAADNVRNSVLDELVVTDTIPLTDELKAIGKIRQLSVAEMLAETIRRIAVGESVSSLYVD from the coding sequence ATGCGTGACGCTTCAATAATGGTATTTTCGGGTAATGCCAATAAGGCATTGTCTGAGGGTATTGTGAGGAAGCTCAACATGCGCCTGGGAATGGCGTCGGTTGATCGCTTCAGTGATGGCGAGATATTTGTAGAGATTGAGGAAAATGTGCGGGGGCGCGATGTATTCGTGGTTCAGCCCACATGCTCTCCTACAAATGAAAATCTCATGGAGTTGTTGGTAATGATCGATGCCTTAAGGCGGGCGTCGGCGGCAAGAATAACGGCGGTCATTCCTTATTACGGGTATGCTCGACAGGATAGGCGGTCTAGATCAGCCAGGGTGCCGATTACGGCTCGGTTGGTCGCTGATATGATTGGTCATGCGGGTGCTGACAGGGCGCTTACCGTAGATTTGCATGCTGATCAGATTCAAGGGTTCTTTGGAATACCGGTGGATAATGTTTATGCGTCTCCAATTTTGTTGGGCGATGTGTGGCGGCAGGAATATGAGAATTTAATTGTTGTCTCTCCCGATGTGGGTGGGGTTGTCCGGGCTAGGGCTCTGGCGAAGAGGTTGGGCGATGCTGATCTGGCAATTATCGATAAGCGCAGGCCAAGGGCCAATGTGTCGGAAATCATGCACATTATTGGTGATGTGGATGGTAGAACTTGCGTAATGGTGGATGATCTGGTTGATACCGCCGGTACTCTGTGTCATGCGGCGTCGGCGCTAAAGAAAAATGGCGCTGTTAAGGTTGTTGCTTATTGCACTCATCCGGTTTTGTCGGGTGCGGCTGCGGACAATGTCAGAAATTCAGTTTTGGATGAATTGGTTGTTACCGATACGATTCCCCTCACTGATGAGTTAAAGGCTATAGGTAAAATCAGGCAGCTAAGCGTTGCCGAGATGCTGGCTGAAACTATTCGGCGTATAGCTGTGGGCGAGTCTGTTAGCTCGCTTTATGTGGATTAG
- the tuf gene encoding elongation factor Tu has protein sequence MAKEKFERKKPHVNVGTIGHVDHGKTTLTAALTKVMAELQGGEVKAFDQIDNAPEERARGITISTSHVEYESTNRHYAHVDCPGHADYVKNMITGAAQMDGAILVCSAADGPMPQTREHILLSRQVGVPYIVVFLNKADMVDDAELIELVEMEIRELLNQYEFPGDDTPIIIGSALKALEGDTSEIGVPSVVKLVEALDSYIPEPERAVDGKFLMPIEDVFSISGRGTVVTGRVERGIIKVGEEVEIVGIKDTVKTTCTGVEMFRKLLDQGQAGDNVGVLLRGTKRDDVERGQVLAHVNSIKPHSHFKAEIYVLSKDEGGRHTPFFNGYRPQFYFRTTDVTGAVELPEGVEMVMPGDNIAVTVKLIAPIAMEDGLRFAIREGGRTVGAGVVASIIE, from the coding sequence ATGGCTAAAGAAAAATTTGAAAGAAAAAAACCGCACGTAAACGTAGGCACGATTGGTCACGTTGACCATGGTAAAACTACATTGACAGCGGCCCTGACAAAAGTGATGGCTGAACTGCAAGGCGGCGAGGTAAAAGCTTTCGATCAAATTGATAATGCCCCGGAAGAACGCGCACGTGGTATTACGATTTCCACCTCGCACGTAGAATACGAATCGACTAATCGTCATTATGCGCACGTAGATTGCCCTGGTCACGCCGACTATGTTAAGAACATGATTACCGGTGCGGCTCAAATGGACGGCGCGATTCTGGTCTGCTCCGCAGCCGACGGTCCTATGCCGCAAACCCGTGAACATATCCTGTTGTCTCGCCAAGTGGGTGTGCCTTACATCGTTGTGTTCCTAAACAAAGCCGACATGGTCGACGATGCCGAGCTGATCGAGCTGGTCGAAATGGAAATTCGTGAGTTACTGAATCAATACGAATTCCCAGGCGACGATACGCCAATTATCATAGGCTCTGCGCTGAAAGCGCTGGAAGGCGATACGAGTGAAATCGGTGTCCCATCCGTTGTTAAATTGGTCGAAGCCCTGGATAGCTACATCCCAGAGCCTGAGCGCGCCGTTGACGGAAAATTCCTGATGCCGATCGAAGACGTATTCTCGATCTCGGGTCGTGGTACCGTAGTAACCGGTCGTGTCGAACGCGGTATCATCAAAGTCGGTGAAGAGGTTGAAATCGTCGGTATCAAAGACACCGTCAAAACCACCTGCACAGGCGTTGAAATGTTCCGCAAATTGCTGGACCAAGGTCAAGCCGGTGATAACGTCGGTGTGTTGTTGCGGGGTACCAAACGTGACGACGTAGAGCGTGGTCAAGTTTTGGCGCACGTCAACAGCATCAAGCCGCACTCACACTTCAAGGCGGAAATTTACGTATTGTCGAAAGACGAAGGTGGTCGTCATACCCCATTCTTCAATGGTTACCGTCCGCAGTTCTACTTCAGAACCACCGACGTAACCGGTGCGGTTGAGCTGCCGGAAGGCGTTGAAATGGTGATGCCGGGCGATAACATCGCTGTCACCGTAAAACTAATTGCACCTATCGCGATGGAAGACGGTTTGCGTTTCGCTATCCGTGAAGGTGGTCGTACCGTTGGTGCGGGTGTTGTTGCTTCTATTATCGAGTAA
- a CDS encoding 50S ribosomal protein L25/general stress protein Ctc, with product MANVFEFIAEARSETGSSAAKVVRRKGKVPAVIYGGSDAPEMLILDHNDLLKHLAHEAVYSHVLDVKVDGRTEKAVLKHIQRHPAKPQILHVDFMRVEKDHKLKVHVPLHFINEDVSVGVKKGGIVNHTMADVEIACLPKDLPEYIEVNMAAVEIGSALHLSDLVLPAGVEIPELQQGAEHDHPVVQIVKPKTAEASVEEPTAE from the coding sequence ATGGCTAACGTGTTTGAATTTATTGCGGAAGCTCGCAGTGAGACTGGTAGTAGTGCGGCAAAAGTTGTGCGTCGTAAAGGTAAAGTGCCGGCGGTAATCTACGGTGGTAGTGATGCTCCGGAGATGTTGATTTTGGATCATAATGACTTGCTGAAGCACCTTGCTCATGAGGCTGTTTATTCGCATGTGCTTGATGTTAAAGTTGACGGCAGAACCGAGAAGGCGGTTTTAAAGCATATTCAACGTCATCCCGCCAAGCCGCAAATTTTGCACGTTGATTTCATGCGTGTTGAAAAAGATCATAAATTAAAAGTGCATGTGCCTTTGCATTTTATCAACGAAGACGTGTCTGTTGGGGTTAAAAAAGGCGGTATTGTTAATCACACCATGGCTGACGTCGAAATTGCCTGCTTGCCAAAGGATTTGCCGGAATATATCGAAGTGAATATGGCGGCAGTCGAGATCGGCTCTGCTTTGCATCTTTCGGATTTGGTGCTGCCGGCTGGTGTTGAGATTCCAGAATTACAGCAAGGTGCTGAGCATGATCATCCTGTTGTGCAGATTGTTAAGCCTAAAACAGCAGAGGCTTCAGTCGAAGAGCCAACTGCGGAATAG
- the pth gene encoding aminoacyl-tRNA hydrolase, whose amino-acid sequence MIKLIVGLGNPGSQYEKTRHNAGFLFLDHLAVSYGLGWSVSGQFQGEVASLSSGAEKLLLLKPMTFMNKSGLSVGKMLRYHKLKPEELLVVHDELELPEGVVRMKRDGGHAGHNGLRDIIAHIDSRDFFRLRMGIGRPETPGANIANYVLSRPSSTALSLFGAAFAQVETRLGLVLAGNLTEFNALTIDGKS is encoded by the coding sequence ATGATCAAATTAATAGTGGGGCTCGGGAATCCCGGGTCGCAATATGAGAAAACCCGGCATAACGCCGGGTTTCTTTTTTTGGATCACTTGGCGGTCTCGTATGGTCTTGGCTGGTCGGTCAGCGGGCAGTTTCAGGGCGAGGTGGCGAGTTTGTCGAGTGGCGCGGAAAAATTGCTGCTGCTCAAGCCGATGACATTCATGAATAAAAGTGGGCTCTCGGTTGGCAAGATGTTGCGTTATCACAAGCTGAAGCCGGAAGAGCTGTTGGTTGTGCATGACGAGTTAGAGCTGCCTGAAGGGGTGGTTAGAATGAAGCGCGATGGTGGTCATGCCGGGCATAATGGTTTGCGAGATATTATTGCTCATATTGATTCGCGAGATTTTTTTCGGCTGAGGATGGGTATTGGCCGGCCGGAAACTCCTGGTGCCAATATAGCGAACTACGTTTTATCCAGGCCGTCTTCGACGGCGCTAAGTCTATTCGGCGCGGCGTTCGCTCAAGTTGAAACCCGGCTGGGCTTGGTTTTGGCGGGGAACTTGACGGAGTTTAACGCGCTGACAATTGATGGAAAGAGTTAG
- the rpoB gene encoding DNA-directed RNA polymerase subunit beta has protein sequence MAYSFTEKKRIRNNFGKGSEVLEVPYLLATQIDSYASFLQSGMQPEKRRSQGLHAAFSSVFPVVSHSGYAVLEYVKYRLGEPAFDVRECQQRGATYSAPLRVLVRLVIYDKDAPANTKVVKDIREQEVYMGELPLMTDNGTFVINGTERVIVSQLHRSPGVFFDHDKGKTHSSGKLLFNARVIPYRGSWLDFEFDHKDAVYVRIDRRRKIPATILLRALGYDNEEMINIFFETNKFSLDADKFMFHVIPDRLRGEMAVFDIKHDGAVLIEEGRRITAKHIRQLEKAGVTEIEVPRDYLYGKILGHNVIDKSTGELIANVNDEITEPLLQKLIEANVSELNTLYVNDLDRGPYISNAMRLDTTTNRLEALVEIYRMMRPGEPPTVESAENLFENLFFTDERYDLSAVGRMKFNRRLGREEIEGTGTLSKEDIIDVLKELIKIRNGNGVVDDIDHLGNRRVRSVGEMIENQFRIGLVRVERAVRERLTLADSEGLMPQEIINAKPVSAAVKEFFGSSQLSQFMDQNNPLSQVTHKRRVSALGPGGLARERAGFEVRDVHTTHYGRVCPIETPEGPNIGLINSLSVYARTNEYGFLETPYRKVINGQVTDQVDYISAIEEGEFVIAQASVAVDENGKLVEGLVSCRHKDEFTLASSDTVQYMDVSSKQIVSVAASIIPFLEHDDANRALMGSNMQRQAVPTLRAEKPLVGTGMERVVAKDSGVAVVATRGGTIEAVDAGRIVVRANDDETIPGVPGVDIYNLIKYTRSNQNTCINQRPLVKLGDIVTKGDILADGPSTDLGELALGQNMLIAFMPWNGYNFEDSILVSERVVKEDRFTTIHIEEKTCVARETKHSPEEITADIPNVSEEALSKLDESGIVYVGAEVKGGDILVGKVTPKGETQLTPEEKLLRAIFGEKAADVKDTSLRVPNNVRGTVIDVQVFTRDGVKKDKRAIEIEEAEIKRYRKDLDDQLKIVEHDIFARVKTLLIGKKAEKGPNGLKKGEEITVAYLDGLTHSELLKIRTQDEDANVQLESVLEQIEQQRKEFDERFETKKKKITMGDDLAPGVLKMVKVYLAVKKRIQPGDKMAGRHGNKGVISQIVPIEDMPYTADGNPVDILLNPLGVPSRMNVGQVLETHLGWAAKGLGIKIGKMLEMQAKVNEIREFLEKIYNCSGRKEDLASFSDKEILELALNLVGGVPMATPVFDGASEEDIRTMLRLADLPEHGQTVLYDGLTGEPFEREVTVGYMYMLKLNHLVDDKMHARSTGPYSLVTQQPLGGKAQFGGQRFGEMEVWALEAYGAAYTLQEMLTVKSDDVTGRTRMYKNIVDGNHTMEAGMPESFNVLIKEIRSLAVNIEMGQD, from the coding sequence ATGGCCTATTCTTTTACCGAAAAAAAGCGTATCCGTAATAATTTTGGAAAAGGTTCTGAAGTACTGGAAGTTCCTTATCTTTTAGCAACACAAATTGATTCGTATGCAAGTTTCCTGCAATCGGGGATGCAGCCCGAAAAAAGGCGCAGTCAAGGCTTGCATGCCGCATTTTCAAGCGTATTTCCAGTGGTCAGCCACTCGGGTTATGCGGTACTTGAGTATGTGAAATATCGCTTGGGGGAACCCGCTTTCGATGTAAGAGAGTGTCAGCAGCGTGGCGCCACTTATTCCGCTCCGCTTAGAGTGCTGGTGCGGTTGGTGATTTATGACAAGGATGCACCGGCAAACACCAAAGTCGTAAAAGATATACGCGAACAGGAAGTCTACATGGGGGAATTGCCCCTGATGACAGACAACGGCACATTTGTAATCAATGGCACCGAGCGCGTTATTGTTTCGCAATTGCATCGCTCGCCAGGCGTCTTCTTCGACCACGACAAGGGCAAGACTCATTCCTCGGGTAAGCTGTTATTCAATGCACGCGTGATTCCTTACCGCGGCTCGTGGCTGGATTTTGAGTTCGACCATAAAGATGCCGTGTATGTGCGTATCGACAGACGTCGGAAAATCCCCGCGACAATTTTGTTGCGCGCTTTGGGATATGACAATGAAGAAATGATCAATATTTTCTTCGAAACCAACAAATTTTCGTTGGATGCCGATAAGTTCATGTTCCACGTAATTCCTGACAGATTACGTGGCGAAATGGCGGTATTCGACATCAAACATGACGGGGCTGTTCTTATCGAAGAAGGTCGCCGTATTACCGCTAAACACATCCGTCAGTTGGAAAAAGCCGGCGTTACGGAAATTGAAGTGCCTAGAGATTATCTCTACGGAAAAATTTTGGGACACAATGTCATCGACAAGTCGACAGGCGAATTAATTGCCAATGTCAATGATGAAATCACCGAGCCGCTGTTACAAAAATTAATCGAGGCTAACGTCAGCGAACTCAATACGCTGTACGTAAATGATTTGGATCGTGGTCCCTACATTTCCAATGCCATGCGCCTGGATACCACCACGAATCGCCTGGAAGCTCTGGTGGAAATCTATCGCATGATGCGTCCCGGCGAGCCGCCGACGGTGGAATCGGCGGAAAACCTGTTTGAAAACTTATTCTTTACCGACGAGCGTTACGATTTGTCCGCCGTAGGCCGGATGAAATTCAATCGCCGTTTGGGCCGCGAAGAAATTGAAGGTACCGGCACCTTGAGCAAGGAAGACATCATTGATGTCTTGAAGGAACTGATCAAGATTAGAAACGGTAATGGCGTTGTAGACGATATCGACCATTTAGGCAACAGACGGGTTAGATCGGTTGGCGAAATGATCGAAAACCAATTCCGCATCGGCTTGGTTAGAGTGGAACGTGCCGTTAGGGAGCGTTTGACACTGGCTGACTCGGAAGGCTTGATGCCGCAAGAGATCATTAATGCGAAACCTGTTTCCGCCGCTGTCAAGGAATTCTTTGGTTCCAGCCAATTGTCGCAGTTTATGGATCAAAACAATCCGCTGTCGCAGGTCACCCATAAACGCCGCGTATCGGCTTTGGGCCCGGGCGGTTTGGCGCGCGAACGCGCGGGATTCGAGGTGCGTGACGTACACACCACCCATTACGGCCGGGTATGTCCGATTGAGACGCCTGAGGGGCCGAATATCGGTTTGATCAATTCTTTGTCTGTCTATGCCAGGACTAATGAATATGGTTTTCTGGAAACACCATACCGTAAGGTGATCAATGGTCAAGTAACGGATCAAGTGGATTATATATCCGCGATTGAGGAAGGCGAGTTCGTTATCGCTCAGGCCAGTGTGGCCGTCGACGAAAACGGCAAATTGGTCGAAGGTTTGGTGTCCTGTCGGCACAAAGACGAGTTTACCTTGGCGTCGTCGGATACCGTGCAGTACATGGACGTGTCTTCCAAGCAGATCGTATCTGTGGCGGCTTCCATCATTCCGTTCCTTGAACATGATGACGCGAACCGAGCCTTGATGGGATCGAACATGCAACGTCAAGCCGTACCTACTTTACGGGCGGAAAAACCGCTGGTGGGAACAGGCATGGAGCGGGTTGTTGCTAAAGATTCCGGTGTGGCGGTTGTTGCGACTCGCGGCGGTACGATCGAAGCCGTTGATGCGGGCCGTATTGTGGTCAGGGCAAACGACGACGAAACCATTCCAGGGGTGCCCGGAGTGGACATTTACAATCTGATTAAATATACCCGTTCCAACCAAAACACCTGTATCAACCAAAGACCCTTGGTCAAATTGGGCGATATAGTTACCAAGGGCGATATTTTGGCCGATGGTCCGTCCACTGATCTCGGTGAGTTGGCCTTGGGTCAAAATATGTTGATCGCCTTTATGCCGTGGAATGGTTATAACTTCGAAGATTCGATTTTGGTGTCCGAGCGGGTTGTGAAAGAAGACAGATTTACCACCATACATATTGAAGAAAAAACCTGTGTGGCTCGGGAAACTAAACACAGTCCGGAAGAAATTACCGCCGATATTCCGAACGTCAGTGAAGAAGCGCTTTCCAAACTGGATGAATCGGGCATTGTTTATGTCGGCGCCGAAGTAAAAGGCGGCGATATCCTGGTGGGTAAGGTGACGCCGAAAGGTGAAACTCAACTGACACCGGAGGAAAAACTGCTGCGGGCGATTTTCGGCGAAAAAGCGGCTGATGTAAAAGACACCTCGTTGCGCGTACCGAACAACGTTAGAGGGACGGTTATTGACGTCCAAGTCTTTACTCGCGATGGTGTTAAGAAGGACAAACGTGCGATAGAGATTGAAGAGGCTGAAATCAAACGTTACCGTAAAGACTTGGACGACCAGTTAAAAATCGTCGAACACGATATCTTTGCTAGGGTAAAAACCTTGTTGATCGGTAAAAAAGCCGAAAAAGGTCCGAACGGTTTGAAAAAAGGCGAAGAAATCACGGTTGCCTATCTGGATGGTCTGACACATTCCGAGTTACTCAAGATCAGAACCCAGGATGAAGACGCAAATGTGCAATTGGAATCTGTTCTAGAACAGATCGAACAGCAGCGTAAAGAGTTTGACGAGCGTTTTGAAACCAAAAAGAAAAAAATCACCATGGGTGATGATTTGGCTCCCGGCGTGTTGAAAATGGTCAAGGTGTATCTGGCTGTTAAAAAACGTATTCAGCCCGGTGACAAAATGGCGGGCCGCCATGGTAACAAGGGTGTTATCTCGCAAATCGTACCAATTGAAGATATGCCTTACACTGCCGACGGTAATCCTGTCGATATTTTGTTGAATCCACTAGGCGTACCTTCCCGGATGAACGTCGGTCAGGTGTTGGAAACGCATCTCGGTTGGGCCGCGAAAGGCTTGGGTATCAAGATCGGTAAAATGCTGGAAATGCAGGCTAAGGTTAATGAGATTCGCGAGTTTCTGGAAAAAATTTACAACTGTAGCGGCAGGAAAGAAGATCTGGCCTCTTTTTCCGATAAAGAGATTCTTGAGTTGGCGTTGAATTTGGTCGGCGGCGTGCCGATGGCGACCCCTGTATTTGATGGCGCATCTGAAGAAGATATTCGGACCATGTTGCGTCTGGCCGATTTGCCGGAACATGGTCAAACCGTATTGTACGATGGCTTGACAGGTGAACCTTTCGAGCGCGAAGTGACGGTCGGTTATATGTACATGCTGAAATTGAACCACTTGGTGGATGACAAAATGCATGCGCGCTCAACGGGTCCTTACAGCTTGGTTACTCAGCAACCGTTGGGCGGTAAAGCGCAATTCGGCGGCCAACGTTTCGGTGAGATGGAGGTATGGGCGTTGGAAGCTTATGGCGCAGCCTATACATTGCAAGAAATGCTGACTGTTAAGTCGGACGATGTGACAGGTAGAACCCGTATGTATAAAAACATTGTCGATGGTAATCACACAATGGAAGCCGGTATGCCGGAATCCTTCAACGTATTAATTAAGGAAATACGTTCGTTAGCAGTCAATATCGAAATGGGGCAGGACTAG
- the secE gene encoding preprotein translocase subunit SecE, translated as MNAQAEQVTPVTDIVKLVLCPLFIVAGVVAFYHFSDLLLLYRVLGLVVIVSMAVGICFTTVKGRAVWQFMHEAKLEVRRVVWPTRDETVRTTLLVFAMVFIVGLILWLLDMFLFWAIQLLMSQGIQ; from the coding sequence ATGAACGCACAAGCAGAACAGGTTACCCCCGTAACCGATATTGTGAAACTGGTTTTATGCCCGCTTTTTATCGTTGCAGGTGTAGTTGCGTTCTACCACTTTTCAGATTTGTTGTTGTTGTACCGGGTATTAGGCTTGGTAGTGATTGTGTCGATGGCTGTTGGTATATGCTTTACCACTGTGAAGGGTAGGGCTGTTTGGCAGTTTATGCACGAAGCAAAGTTGGAAGTAAGGCGAGTCGTTTGGCCAACGCGCGATGAAACTGTGCGAACAACATTGTTGGTGTTTGCAATGGTATTCATTGTGGGATTGATTCTCTGGTTGTTAGACATGTTTTTATTTTGGGCTATACAGCTTCTGATGAGTCAGGGGATACAATAA
- the rplK gene encoding 50S ribosomal protein L11, with protein MAKKIDSYIKLQVKAGEANPSPPVGPALGQRGVNIMEFCKAFNARTQEVEKGLPLPVVITVYSDKSFTFITKTPPASILLKKAAGIKSGSSKPNSNKVGTVTRAQLEEIAKTKMEDLNAADMDAAIRIIAGSARSMGLNVEGV; from the coding sequence ATGGCAAAAAAAATCGATTCGTACATTAAGCTGCAGGTAAAAGCAGGTGAGGCAAATCCAAGTCCGCCCGTGGGCCCGGCTCTGGGTCAGCGCGGTGTAAATATCATGGAATTCTGTAAAGCGTTTAACGCGCGCACACAGGAAGTGGAAAAAGGTCTTCCTTTGCCTGTCGTTATTACCGTTTACAGTGACAAAAGTTTTACGTTTATTACCAAAACCCCGCCAGCGTCGATCTTGCTGAAAAAAGCAGCCGGCATCAAAAGTGGCAGCAGCAAACCTAATTCAAATAAAGTAGGCACGGTCACCCGCGCGCAATTGGAAGAAATTGCTAAAACTAAAATGGAAGATTTGAATGCCGCCGATATGGATGCGGCGATTAGAATTATTGCGGGAAGCGCTCGCAGCATGGGTTTGAACGTGGAGGGCGTGTAA
- the rplJ gene encoding 50S ribosomal protein L10, whose product MALNLDSKKVVVEEVAEFAAKAHSAIAAEYRGLTVTELTELRKTARETGVYLRVVKNTLAKRAVVGTEFECMQEGLVGPLILAFSMEDPGCAARLVSEFSKTHKNLIAKVVAIGGQAFDGSELERLAKLPTRDQGISMLMSVMKAPVEKLARTLAAVRDEKEAA is encoded by the coding sequence GTGGCACTCAATTTAGATAGCAAAAAAGTTGTCGTAGAGGAAGTTGCTGAATTCGCCGCTAAAGCTCATTCCGCGATTGCTGCGGAATATCGTGGTTTAACCGTTACCGAGCTTACAGAGCTGCGGAAAACCGCGAGAGAAACGGGCGTATATTTGCGAGTGGTTAAAAACACCCTGGCAAAACGTGCGGTCGTTGGAACTGAGTTCGAATGCATGCAGGAAGGACTGGTTGGTCCTCTCATTCTTGCGTTTTCAATGGAAGATCCTGGTTGCGCCGCGCGCTTGGTCAGTGAATTTTCAAAAACGCATAAAAATCTGATTGCAAAAGTAGTGGCAATTGGTGGCCAGGCATTTGATGGTTCAGAGCTTGAGCGCTTGGCGAAATTGCCGACTCGTGATCAAGGTATCAGCATGCTGATGTCGGTCATGAAAGCACCCGTTGAAAAACTGGCTCGCACTTTGGCTGCAGTTAGAGATGAGAAAGAAGCGGCATAG